Proteins encoded together in one Shewanella acanthi window:
- the gmk gene encoding guanylate kinase: MTARGNLFIVSAPSGAGKSSLISALLKDKPADMQVSVSHTTRAPRPGEVNGQHYHFVNVEEFKALIEQNAFFEWAEVFGNYYGTSRHVIEHTLTQGIDVFLDIDWQGAQQVKAVMPEAVGVFILPPSKEELERRLTGRGQDSVDVIASRMAQAVSEMSHYKEYDFIIVNDDFEKALSDLRAIIRSQRLTGASQIHAQNDMLNDLLAG, from the coding sequence ATGACCGCACGCGGAAATTTATTTATCGTTTCAGCCCCAAGTGGTGCTGGTAAATCATCACTCATTTCGGCGCTGCTAAAAGACAAACCTGCCGATATGCAGGTTTCAGTGTCGCACACTACCCGTGCGCCTCGCCCTGGCGAAGTGAATGGTCAGCACTACCATTTTGTTAATGTTGAAGAATTTAAAGCGCTGATCGAGCAAAATGCCTTTTTCGAATGGGCCGAAGTGTTCGGTAACTACTATGGCACTTCGCGCCATGTGATTGAGCATACATTAACCCAAGGTATCGATGTATTTCTGGATATCGACTGGCAAGGAGCCCAGCAAGTCAAAGCTGTGATGCCTGAAGCCGTAGGCGTGTTTATTCTGCCGCCTTCAAAAGAAGAGTTAGAGCGCCGTCTCACCGGCCGAGGTCAAGACAGTGTTGATGTGATCGCCAGCCGTATGGCACAGGCGGTGTCAGAAATGTCACACTATAAAGAATATGATTTTATTATCGTCAATGACGATTTTGAAAAGGCACTTAGCGATCTGCGCGCGATCATTCGCAGCCAACGCTTAACGGGTGCTAGTCAGATCCACGCGCAAAATGATATGCTTAACGATCTGTTGGCAGGATAA
- the rpoZ gene encoding DNA-directed RNA polymerase subunit omega, whose protein sequence is MARVTVEDAVEQIGNRFDMILVAARRARQIAVQGKDPMVEEMNDKPTVIALREIELGLVNAHTLDADERQSVREREAAEIAAVAAIAEGRSL, encoded by the coding sequence ATGGCTCGCGTAACTGTAGAAGACGCCGTAGAACAAATCGGCAACCGTTTTGATATGATCCTGGTTGCAGCGCGTCGTGCTCGCCAAATCGCCGTCCAAGGTAAAGACCCAATGGTTGAAGAGATGAACGATAAGCCAACGGTTATCGCTCTGCGTGAAATCGAACTGGGTTTAGTCAACGCTCACACGCTAGATGCCGACGAGCGTCAATCAGTACGTGAGCGCGAAGCTGCTGAAATCGCAGCGGTTGCAGCCATTGCTGAAGGCCGTTCACTCTAA
- the spoT gene encoding bifunctional GTP diphosphokinase/guanosine-3',5'-bis pyrophosphate 3'-pyrophosphohydrolase yields the protein MYLFEGLKESASGYLEPEQVELLKQAYLVARDAHEGQMRTSGEPYITHPVAVARILAEMRLDHETLMAALLHDTIEDTYVTKEDLAEQFGESVAELVEGVSKLDKLKFRDKKEAQAENFRKMMMAMTQDIRVILIKLADRTHNMRTLGALRPDKRRRIARETLDIYAPIANRLGIHNIKTELEDLGFQAYYPMRYRVLKEVVKAARGNRKELIQGIEGAVLTRLNDAGIKGKVKGREKNLYSIYNKMQSKELQFQEVMDIYAFRVIVDSIDTCYRVLGAMHGLYKPRPGRFKDYIAIPKANGYQSLHTSLFGPHGVPVEIQIRTEDMDQMADKGVAAHWAYKGGADGQGTTTQVRARKWMQSLLELQQSASTSFEFVENVKTELFPEEIYVFTPEGRILELPVNATAVDFAYEVHTDVGNTCVGARVNRQAYPLSQPLISGQTVEIITAKGARPNAAWLNFVVTGKARSKIRQVLKSLKADDAIALGRRLLNHALGKTKLDSIAQEQIDKVVRDTKHTTFNSLLTDIGLGNAMSIVIAQRLIGDNIENQESRDSHLMPIRGAEGMLVTFANCCRPIPGDAVIAHVSQGKGLVVHMENCANIRGYQGEPDKYIPVQWDNVEGVEYQANLRVEIVNHQGALAKITSIIAAEGSNIHNLSTEERDGRVYLINLRISVKDRIHLANVMRRIRVLPEVLRTSRNR from the coding sequence TTGTATCTGTTTGAAGGTCTAAAGGAGTCTGCTTCCGGTTATTTAGAGCCTGAACAGGTAGAATTGCTCAAGCAGGCTTACCTCGTTGCGCGTGATGCCCACGAAGGGCAAATGCGCACCAGCGGCGAACCTTATATTACCCATCCGGTTGCGGTTGCCCGCATCCTCGCCGAGATGCGTCTCGACCATGAGACGCTGATGGCGGCGCTGTTGCACGACACCATCGAAGATACCTATGTCACCAAAGAAGATTTGGCCGAGCAATTTGGCGAATCCGTGGCAGAGTTGGTCGAAGGTGTGTCTAAGCTCGACAAGCTCAAATTTCGCGATAAGAAAGAAGCCCAAGCAGAAAACTTCCGTAAAATGATGATGGCGATGACGCAGGATATCCGCGTTATTCTCATCAAGCTTGCCGATCGTACCCACAACATGCGCACCTTAGGTGCATTACGCCCCGACAAACGTCGCCGCATTGCCCGTGAAACTCTCGATATTTACGCTCCAATTGCTAACCGTCTTGGTATTCATAACATCAAGACTGAATTAGAGGATTTAGGCTTTCAAGCCTATTATCCGATGCGTTATCGCGTGTTAAAGGAAGTCGTAAAAGCTGCACGAGGTAATCGTAAGGAACTCATCCAGGGCATTGAGGGGGCAGTCCTCACCCGCTTAAACGATGCAGGCATTAAGGGGAAGGTCAAAGGCCGCGAGAAAAACCTCTACTCCATTTACAACAAGATGCAGAGTAAGGAACTTCAGTTCCAAGAGGTAATGGATATCTACGCCTTTCGCGTCATCGTTGACTCCATCGACACTTGCTACCGCGTACTCGGCGCTATGCATGGTTTATATAAACCGCGCCCTGGCCGCTTCAAAGATTACATTGCTATCCCCAAGGCCAACGGCTATCAGTCGCTACATACTTCGCTATTCGGCCCCCACGGCGTTCCCGTTGAGATCCAAATTCGTACTGAAGATATGGATCAAATGGCCGACAAAGGGGTTGCAGCCCACTGGGCATACAAAGGCGGCGCCGATGGTCAAGGCACAACAACGCAAGTCCGTGCCCGCAAGTGGATGCAAAGCCTATTGGAGCTACAACAAAGCGCCAGCACCTCCTTCGAATTCGTGGAAAACGTGAAGACAGAACTCTTCCCAGAGGAGATTTATGTATTCACCCCCGAAGGCCGCATTTTAGAATTACCGGTTAACGCCACCGCAGTCGACTTTGCCTACGAAGTGCATACCGACGTCGGCAATACCTGTGTCGGTGCCCGCGTTAACCGCCAAGCTTACCCCTTAAGTCAGCCATTAATTTCGGGCCAAACCGTTGAAATTATTACCGCAAAAGGCGCACGCCCCAATGCGGCTTGGCTCAACTTTGTAGTAACAGGTAAGGCGCGCTCCAAAATCCGCCAAGTACTCAAGAGCTTAAAGGCAGACGATGCCATTGCACTAGGTCGCCGCCTACTTAACCATGCATTAGGCAAGACCAAACTCGATAGTATTGCGCAGGAACAAATCGATAAGGTTGTGCGCGATACCAAACATACGACCTTTAACTCGCTGCTCACGGATATTGGCCTTGGTAATGCCATGAGCATCGTTATCGCCCAGCGTTTAATCGGCGATAATATCGAAAACCAAGAGAGCCGTGATTCTCACCTTATGCCAATCCGTGGCGCCGAAGGTATGCTAGTGACCTTCGCTAACTGCTGTCGTCCCATCCCTGGCGATGCGGTGATAGCCCACGTGAGCCAAGGCAAGGGCCTTGTGGTGCACATGGAAAACTGTGCTAACATCCGTGGCTATCAAGGCGAGCCGGACAAGTATATTCCCGTACAGTGGGACAATGTTGAAGGCGTCGAGTATCAAGCTAATTTACGGGTTGAGATTGTTAACCATCAGGGCGCACTCGCTAAGATTACCTCGATCATTGCCGCCGAAGGCTCAAACATTCATAACCTCAGCACCGAGGAACGCGATGGCAGGGTTTACCTAATCAACCTGCGTATTTCGGTGAAGGACAGGATCCATTTAGCTAACGTGATGCGGCGCATTAGGGTACTGCCCGAAGTGTTACGCACATCCCGTAACCGTTAA
- a CDS encoding RidA family protein: MAEKIIIATEKAPAAIGTYSQAVKVGNTVYLSGQIPLVPSTMQIVSDDFEAQVVQVFENLTAVCTAAGGTINDIVKLNIFLTDLSHFAKVNEIMSRYFSQPYPARAAIGVKQLPKDSLVEMDGVMEL; this comes from the coding sequence ATGGCAGAAAAAATCATTATCGCGACGGAAAAGGCCCCTGCGGCAATTGGCACTTACTCACAGGCTGTAAAAGTGGGTAATACTGTGTATTTATCGGGTCAAATTCCGCTAGTGCCAAGCACAATGCAAATCGTTAGCGATGATTTTGAAGCCCAAGTGGTGCAAGTATTTGAAAACTTGACTGCGGTTTGTACTGCGGCTGGCGGCACTATAAACGATATCGTTAAACTGAATATCTTCCTGACTGATTTAAGTCACTTTGCCAAAGTGAACGAAATTATGAGCCGCTACTTCAGCCAACCTTACCCTGCCCGCGCGGCGATTGGTGTGAAGCAATTACCTAAGGATTCGTTAGTTGAAATGGACGGTGTAATGGAGCTGTAA
- a CDS encoding AMP-binding protein, which translates to METVIKTPVEMLFHWAKTHRDRVYLRQPIQGQFQDYTWNEVLEKVQQLAGTLRHLGLEPGDKIAILSKNCAEWFITDLALMYGGYISVPIYPTANTDTIRYVLQHSGAKAIFLGKLDHWAEQEAGVGGELLRLAMPYDTMPAQYQWDQLLKMGHPLLETPMPTPDQTMTLIYTSGSTGQPKGAIQTFASFSWTCNAVVRDLQTNGNDRLLSYLPLAHITERVAIEGSSFYAGATVAFVESLDSFVTDVQRAQPTFFFSVPRLWSLFQKNIIDKIGLGKLNLLLKIPLISHLVKRKIHKGLGLSQCRVLGSGSAPIPPSLIQWYHSIGLDISEAWGMTENCAYSLINHPFNAAKIGTVGRPIQDCYVRQGEDGELLIKSPGLMTGYYQQPEATAAAFDLDGFFHTGDLCSIDEDGYITITGRVKDNFKTAKGKYVAPVPIERKLAQDPHVELICVIGSGLPHPIALVQLSEGANLQAREEVRTSLKTTLGSVNPHLESHEHVDAIVVVKEPWTIENDVLTPTLKIKRHVLEKAFSARVDGIRGGQICWEDELPKK; encoded by the coding sequence ATGGAAACAGTAATTAAGACACCGGTTGAGATGCTTTTTCACTGGGCGAAGACTCATAGGGATAGAGTCTACCTACGCCAACCCATTCAAGGCCAATTTCAAGATTACACTTGGAATGAGGTACTAGAGAAAGTCCAGCAACTCGCAGGTACGTTAAGACATTTGGGACTAGAGCCCGGCGATAAAATTGCCATCCTTTCTAAAAACTGCGCCGAATGGTTTATTACCGATTTAGCCCTCATGTACGGCGGCTATATCAGCGTTCCAATTTACCCCACAGCCAATACCGATACCATTCGCTATGTGTTACAGCACAGCGGTGCTAAAGCCATTTTCTTAGGTAAACTCGACCATTGGGCGGAACAGGAAGCGGGCGTCGGTGGCGAATTACTGCGCCTTGCTATGCCCTACGACACTATGCCCGCTCAATATCAGTGGGATCAGCTACTAAAAATGGGTCATCCTCTTTTAGAAACGCCGATGCCAACACCGGATCAAACCATGACCTTGATCTATACCTCAGGCTCGACGGGTCAACCTAAGGGCGCAATTCAAACCTTTGCGAGTTTCTCTTGGACCTGCAATGCAGTGGTGCGCGACCTACAAACCAACGGCAACGATCGACTTCTCTCCTACTTACCGCTTGCGCATATTACCGAACGTGTCGCCATTGAAGGCTCTTCATTCTATGCGGGTGCCACCGTTGCCTTTGTCGAAAGCTTAGATTCCTTTGTGACCGACGTACAACGAGCCCAACCCACTTTCTTCTTCTCCGTGCCACGCCTATGGAGTCTGTTCCAGAAGAATATCATCGACAAGATTGGACTAGGTAAACTCAATCTGCTACTTAAAATCCCACTGATTAGCCACTTAGTAAAACGTAAGATCCACAAGGGGTTAGGCCTCAGTCAATGCCGCGTGTTAGGGTCTGGTTCAGCCCCCATTCCACCTTCGCTTATCCAGTGGTACCACAGTATCGGCTTAGATATTAGTGAAGCCTGGGGAATGACTGAAAACTGTGCCTATTCCTTGATTAACCATCCCTTTAACGCAGCCAAAATTGGTACTGTCGGTCGTCCGATTCAGGATTGCTATGTTCGTCAAGGCGAAGATGGCGAACTGCTCATTAAGAGCCCTGGCCTGATGACGGGTTATTATCAACAGCCAGAAGCCACTGCGGCCGCATTCGATCTAGATGGTTTTTTTCATACCGGCGATTTGTGCTCTATCGATGAGGATGGCTACATTACGATTACTGGCCGGGTGAAGGACAACTTCAAAACCGCTAAGGGTAAGTATGTGGCACCAGTGCCTATTGAGCGAAAACTCGCCCAAGATCCCCATGTCGAACTAATATGTGTGATTGGATCAGGGCTGCCCCATCCTATCGCCCTAGTTCAGCTATCTGAAGGCGCAAACCTGCAGGCCCGCGAAGAAGTTCGCACCTCGCTTAAGACCACTTTAGGGAGCGTCAACCCGCATTTAGAATCCCACGAACATGTAGATGCGATTGTCGTCGTTAAAGAGCCTTGGACGATTGAAAATGACGTGCTAACACCAACGCTTAAAATTAAACGTCACGTCCTCGAAAAAGCCTTTAGTGCACGAGTAGATGGCATTCGTGGCGGACAAATTTGCTGGGAAGATGAGTTACCTAAAAAATAA
- a CDS encoding calcium/sodium antiporter: MLIALSIIGGFLILTLGAEALVRGASSIALRLGITPLIIGLTIVAFGTSAPELAVSVKSALAGNSGIALGNVIGSNIANIGLILAITALIRPIQVQSQIVKRDIPLMILASMLFWGLLLDGDLSLIDGVILLSLLIIYLVYSYLSSKNSNEEEGEIIEEGPKNPLLSVLFIIAGISMLVGGGILFVDGAVELAKAFGVSEVIIGLTIVAIGTSMPELVTSVIAALKGESDIAIGNVVGSNLFNILGILGVTAIVHPVSAFGLQNFDFTVMLALAILILPFAWTGLRIGRREGTVLLLSYLGYMGYLVNQASTQALV; the protein is encoded by the coding sequence ATGCTTATTGCACTCTCCATCATCGGTGGCTTTTTAATTTTAACCTTAGGCGCTGAGGCCCTCGTCCGCGGTGCAAGTTCAATTGCCCTACGCCTTGGGATCACACCGCTTATCATTGGTTTAACTATTGTGGCCTTTGGTACTAGCGCACCAGAGCTAGCGGTAAGCGTGAAATCCGCCCTCGCAGGTAACAGCGGTATTGCCCTAGGTAATGTGATTGGTTCAAACATTGCCAACATCGGCCTAATCTTGGCAATCACAGCACTCATTCGCCCAATCCAAGTTCAATCTCAAATCGTGAAACGCGATATCCCGTTGATGATCCTCGCTTCAATGCTGTTTTGGGGATTGCTGTTAGACGGTGATCTCAGCCTTATTGACGGTGTAATTTTATTATCTTTACTGATCATCTACTTGGTTTACAGTTACCTCAGTTCGAAAAACTCCAATGAGGAAGAAGGCGAAATCATTGAAGAAGGGCCTAAAAACCCACTGTTATCGGTGTTATTTATCATCGCCGGCATTAGCATGCTAGTAGGCGGTGGCATCCTATTCGTTGATGGTGCCGTCGAATTAGCTAAGGCTTTTGGTGTAAGCGAAGTCATTATTGGCTTAACGATAGTCGCTATCGGTACCAGTATGCCTGAGTTAGTCACTTCAGTGATTGCGGCGCTTAAGGGTGAAAGCGATATCGCGATAGGTAATGTCGTCGGATCTAACCTATTCAATATATTAGGCATTCTTGGTGTTACTGCTATCGTGCACCCAGTGTCTGCATTTGGGTTACAAAACTTTGACTTTACCGTGATGTTAGCTTTAGCAATATTAATCTTGCCATTTGCTTGGACTGGCCTGCGTATTGGTCGCCGTGAAGGTACAGTGCTGTTATTAAGCTATTTAGGTTATATGGGCTATCTGGTAAACCAAGCTAGTACCCAAGCCTTAGTCTGA
- a CDS encoding YifB family Mg chelatase-like AAA ATPase — translation MAIACVHTRASCGVEAPAVTVEVHLSNGLPAFNLVGLPEASVKEARERVRSALINAGFEFPMRRITVNLAPADLPKQGGRYDLPIAVGILAASEQIPASSLQQTEFVGELALSGEIRYCQGLLPAIIASQREDKTLILPLDNRHDAELVGYSKVFFGSHLQTLAAFLHGQNQLPGLDIQTQWHRDDNTETEPCLSDVIGQYQAKQALEIAAAGGHNLLMLGPPGTGKTMLASRMMSILPQLNYQEALEVAAIHSVAGIDIKPQHFLKRPFRAPHHTSSSISLVGGGSIPKPGEISLAHRGVLFLDEVAEFPRKVLDCLREPMETGEVVISRAAAKLTFLSRFQLIAAMNPSPSGDIDANNRSTPDQVQRYLSRLSGPFLDRFDLTIEVPKLPAGTLTQQTAPSEKSQEIAKRVKQARETQFARAGILNSELSGKQLGHYSGLKQEDLVFLEQSVVKLGLSVRSFHRIQRVARTIADLEQSRNTERRHLAQALGYRAMDRLLARLNLQF, via the coding sequence ATGGCGATTGCCTGCGTGCACACCCGAGCCAGTTGCGGCGTGGAAGCCCCCGCTGTCACCGTCGAAGTTCATTTAAGTAACGGGCTTCCTGCCTTCAATCTTGTTGGTCTACCCGAAGCTTCAGTTAAAGAAGCCCGCGAGCGAGTTCGCAGCGCACTGATTAATGCAGGGTTTGAATTCCCGATGCGCCGCATCACTGTCAATCTCGCACCTGCCGATCTTCCCAAACAGGGTGGGCGTTACGATCTTCCCATCGCTGTAGGCATCTTAGCCGCCTCGGAGCAAATCCCTGCTTCAAGTTTGCAACAGACTGAGTTTGTTGGCGAACTCGCTCTTTCAGGTGAAATCCGTTATTGCCAAGGGCTACTGCCCGCGATCATTGCTAGCCAGCGTGAAGATAAAACCTTAATTCTGCCCCTCGACAATCGCCATGATGCCGAACTTGTCGGCTATTCGAAGGTGTTTTTCGGTTCGCATTTGCAAACCCTCGCAGCCTTCCTCCACGGTCAAAATCAGCTGCCAGGACTCGATATCCAAACCCAGTGGCATAGAGATGACAATACCGAAACCGAGCCCTGTCTAAGTGATGTGATAGGTCAATATCAAGCAAAACAGGCGCTCGAAATAGCCGCTGCAGGGGGCCATAACCTATTGATGTTAGGCCCACCGGGAACAGGTAAAACCATGCTTGCGAGTCGGATGATGTCGATACTGCCTCAACTCAATTACCAAGAAGCGCTCGAAGTAGCTGCCATTCACTCCGTAGCCGGTATCGATATCAAGCCGCAGCACTTCTTAAAACGCCCCTTTCGCGCGCCGCACCATACCAGCTCATCCATCTCCCTAGTCGGCGGTGGCAGTATCCCAAAGCCCGGCGAAATTTCGTTGGCACACCGGGGCGTTTTGTTTTTAGATGAAGTGGCAGAATTCCCCCGCAAAGTATTGGATTGCCTGCGAGAGCCAATGGAAACAGGTGAAGTTGTCATCTCCCGCGCAGCCGCAAAACTTACATTTTTAAGCCGCTTTCAACTTATTGCCGCCATGAATCCTAGCCCTAGTGGCGACATTGATGCCAATAATAGGTCCACTCCCGACCAAGTACAGCGCTATTTATCTCGTCTCTCTGGCCCCTTTCTCGATAGATTTGATCTCACCATCGAAGTGCCAAAACTGCCCGCAGGCACACTCACCCAGCAAACGGCACCAAGTGAAAAAAGCCAAGAGATAGCCAAACGCGTTAAACAAGCTAGAGAAACTCAATTCGCCCGAGCTGGCATATTGAATAGCGAACTATCGGGTAAGCAACTAGGCCATTACAGCGGCCTTAAACAGGAGGATTTAGTGTTTTTAGAACAAAGCGTGGTGAAGTTAGGCTTATCTGTTCGCAGCTTTCACCGTATTCAGCGGGTCGCCCGCACAATTGCCGATCTTGAGCAATCCCGCAATACTGAACGCCGACACCTCGCCCAAGCCCTAGGCTACCGAGCTATGGATAGATTATTAGCGCGGCTCAACCTGCAGTTTTAA